Part of the Prionailurus bengalensis isolate Pbe53 chromosome B3, Fcat_Pben_1.1_paternal_pri, whole genome shotgun sequence genome is shown below.
catcaagATTCCCAAATGCCTAGAATCAAGCTGCTTATGACTTTATCTTCCCTCCTCCGTGTTCAGGAAAAGTAGGTTCTTGGTCTGTAGGTTGTAGTAATAAAAAACAGTGATGCCTTTTTGAATCCAGTGGCTCATTACTTTAGTCAtcaatttatttacatatatgccaggcattgttctagataCTAGATATACAGCtgttaacaaaacaaagaacctGTCCTCCTGGGCCTTGTAGCTTTCTGGGGGATAGCAgattattaacaaataaataaatatgtaatattgtGACAGTGTGAGAAGTGctatgaagagaaagaaagctaaGTAAAGGGGTGGAAAATGATGAAGGGTAATGGCGGATATAGGCTGCTATCTTTTAGGGTAGTCAGCGAAGATCTTTCtggtattttttaagtaaaaacctGAATGAAGTGAGTAACAGATCATGAGCATATCTAAAGAAAGAACATTCTGGCAGAATAAACAGCCTTGAAGTGATAGTGTGCTTGTCATATTTGAGGTTAATAAGGAAACCAATGTGTATGGAACAGAATGGATGAGGAAGAGGGTGGTGGGAGATGTGGTTTAAGAACAGCCAGGGCCCAATCAGAactctggattttattctaaatatggCGGGGTTTTGAGCAAAAGAGTGAAGATTTTAAGCAAAAAGTGAGATGATCAGATTTACATTCTAATAGAATCCATCCTCCTgctgaatgaagaaaacattatgGTGGAATAAGGGTGGATGCAGAGAGACCAAAGAGAGGGCAGTGGTAGAGAATCTAAGAATGTGCAGATTCAGGAAATGTTTTGAAGGTAGAGCAGATAAGGATTGCCAATGGATTGAATATGGGGTGTTTAGTTTGAACCAAAAGTTTCTGGGTTTTCGTTTAGGCAGCTAATTGAATGGAGGTGCCATTTACCAAGATGAGGATAATGTTTAGGAGAGGAAATCAAGACTCTTGTTTGAACCTTGTGAGAGACTGTTTGACTTCCAAGTTCTTGGGGGAGAATAGGCCTCTAGTAGATGCCAGAATGTTAACCTTTTATAGGAGCATGTCTGCATGAAGgtaaggaagcagagaaatagaaGGAATAAAGTTCCTTCTGAGTAATCCTTCTGATATTCAAGTGACGAAAAAGTAGTCATTTGAGTTTGTCTTATACACACTACGATTTCAGGGAAAGcagtctctctcttccaaaaaaaaaaaaaataccaattaatATTGTCTCaaaatttctgaatttaaatCCAAGTAATTTATTCCACAATTAGAAATAGCTTAAAATGCAAATAGCTTGAGAGACAATTCATTGTTTATGGGTTTTTATCAAATTATAACAGAGCAGATAAAGGTCCTAAGtgttaaaaagggagaaaagatatCATTGTCAAGAGAGAAAgatgtaggggctcctgggtggctcactcggttaagcattcgacttcagctcaggtcatgatctcacggttcgtgggtttgggccctgctttgggctctgtgctgacagctcagagcctggagccagcttcaggttctgtgtctccctctttctctgcccctcccccacttgagctatcactctctctcaaaaataaacaaacattaaaaaaaagatataaatcaaaGATTTCACAGTCTTGCTAGGGACTGTCCTCTTCATCATAATTTCTAAGTGAAAAATGGAGAAAGTGTTCAGATCTTGAAGGatttacttaaatttaatttttaaaaaatgtttgttcattttttgagagaggcagacagagcatgagcaggggaggggcaaggagagacggagacacagaatctgaagcaggctccaggctctgagtaattagctcagagcctgatgtggggctcaagcccacgaatgcgagattgtgacctgagccgaagtcggacgctcaacctattgagccacccaggcaccccttttactTAAGTTTATACTTAAGTGGAGAGTattcatttaaattctttctcttccctaaCTTTTAGCCATTTTTCTACCTTTTAACCCTTTATCTCTTCCCCAAAATGTTTTTCAACTGAAAGGCTTGTGGCATGATAAACACTTGTCATCTCTTTTCTAGGGCCAGAACTCAAACAGGTGGCTCTGGAGAGGCTACTTTATTGTGCAATTACTCTTCCATGTTGCACAGTCATTTCTCCCAACAGTGTCCTAGGGGCGGGGTACCACATCTAACACCAGAAAGGAGTTAAGGCagctttcacattattttttttttctgattatcagAGTGACACATGGTTACTGACaaaatttttaacaagaaagttttaaaaaaaataacggaAGTTTAAAATCCCTATTAGCTAGAGGCAACTCCAACAACATCTTGGCATATTgccttcttttattcattttgttttcccataATTGAGCTCTTTATTGTACCTGCAACTTTGCATCATGGTGTATTTACTTAACATTATGGCATATGTATTTGTCTACGTCATTGCATTTTTAGGGCTACATACTCATCTATAGTATAGCTGCATCAGGATTTACTCAATGCAGTTTCTGATTATAATTACCAATAACGGGTAATAAACAGTCTTGTGCATAAAGCTTTGTCCTTCTTTTGAATGATTTACTAAAAAAGCAATTGGTGAATTAAagggtatatacatttttaaaagcttctgatATACATCGCTACACTGATTTGCAGAAAGGTTGTAATCAAATTATTTTTGGGTgaagggggtgtgtgtggagagggagaACTACTGAAACTATTGGATTTGTTAGAAAATACTTGACAGTAATTCTTTtgtgaaaacaaataataatgccttttattttgaatacacAGAAGAGAAATGGCTGTGTATTATTGTATACTAACTATTACTTGCTCTGTTTCATAGTGATAACATAGTACTAACTTAATATGAGATAAGTGTTCCGAGTTTGAAGAGTAGCAGCTATGTTTGTGCAGTGAAAATCAGGAAAGTCTAATGGAGGTTGGATGATCTCTGGATACTGAGACAATGGGGTGATAGAGAGGAGGGGTCAGAGAAGGCATTTCCAGGAAGGGGGTAGAGTAGGAAGGAAGTCAGAATGCCTCTGGAGCAGGAGGAGCTGTAGGAGGACAGCACAGCAGCATGCAGTCTGCCCTTCCTTACACAGGAATGAAGCAGAGCTGGTAGGAGGCAGCATAGAAGGGAACTCTTTGGCAACTGGGGTGATGTTGATGACCTTCGGGTCAACTAGAGATTTCAGGGTAAATTTCTGTAACATGGTGGTTAGGAATAATAACAGCTCCAGGTGGCCCTGGCCGTCTCCTAGACAAGTTCGTTTTCCTGAAAATAACAGAGTAGATACTCCTTGGACGCTGTGTTTCTGAACTATCACAGAAAGAATATACCACAATTAATTGATGAGTGATTGAATAGATGTACAGATGGAAGACAGGATGGCTGGAGGGATGGTTGGATGACACATTTGCTGTCCATCTAATAACTCACAATATTTATTCAAATGGTCATGTATTGAATATCAGCTCTATGCCGATCACTCTATGAAGTATTCTTCTATTATAACTGCTCTTTAGActttttaagtttccttcattttagtttttctagAAAAAAGACCCACATTCTCAGTTAGTCGGAAGGGGAAGGACTGAGAGAAGGAGACTCTTAtatctgtttccctttctctctccggCAGAAAGTTTACCCAAAGATATTTTTCCTCCTGCGTTTTCAAAagcaaatgtcacttcctcactttaaaactttaaatgcctctctgtgcctgtcctATGACATAAAGTCCAGATTACATGACCTGGTCCTTTACATTGTTTTCACAGTCTGATATGCCATGATTTTGCCTTCCActtgttctgtgtgtgtctgaacagtttttattgcaaaatatatataacaaaaatgcccattttaaaaatatataacaaaaaaatttgaagcatgcaattcagtggcattgaCAGCATTCACAATGTTATCACCACTATATATTTTTACCACTAttgattaataaaattttttcatCACTCCAAATGAAATTCTGTAACCATTATACTGTAAGTTCTCATTTCCCCAACCCCTGATAGCCAATAATCTGCAGTCTAGCTCTATGAATTTgcttattctagatatttcagtTTAAGTGAAATCTTATATttgtcttctgtgtctggctcatttcacttagcataatgttttcaagatttatccatgttgtagtatggaTCAgcactcattcttttttatggctgaataatatactgTCATTTGTGTATATCCCATGTTGTTGATATATCTATTGTGGGacactgggttgtttccatctctgGGCTTTTCTGAACAATGCTACAGTGGACACCAGCGTACAAGGATGTGTTTCAGTGCctggtttcaatttttttgtgtattgCCTAGGTGCAcaaatgctgggtcatatggttgcaattgttttttcttttttttttctttctttttttttggggggggggttatttacttttgggagagagacagagacagaatgtagccagggagggtcagagagagagggagacacagaatccgaagcaggctccaggctctgagctgtcagcacaaagcctgatgcggggctagaactcacgaactgggagatcatgacctgagccgaagttggactcccaacagactgagccacccaggcgccccatatggtTGCAATTCTTACGGCAGTTCTTACAAAGTACTACATACATCTGAGGAAAAGCCCCTCTTGGAAAGGGGCTgtcttaaattattaaaatcttaCATAAAATTGTCAACACCACACAATATGTTTGGGCcgtgaggagaaaggaaaggagaagatacAAGTCATAAACTGATGTGTCAGAAATGATCAATTTGGGAAACTGAATTTATCAACACTATTAAAGGGCTCAATTattttgttgggatgagcactgggtgttgtatgtaagtgatgaatcatgggaatctattcccAAATCAAGAGGACACTGTATTCACTATATGtaagctaacttgacaataagttatattttaaaaagagggcccaaatattttacatagtgattccaaatattaattttgattacAAAGTAtcaagtttatttccttttgtatgGTTTCATGATTTTTAATGGGAAACACCATAATAAAGGTGTTTTTTGTATTGTGGGTCCATTAGTCATGAAATCAATTTGTTTGCTatgatcaacattttaaaaaagaaaatataattgcaTAGAAAATACAAGAATGCATTATACCTAGGTAAACTAAATagtattttgtgaaatttttgtttcagttacaTGTGTGTaccataatttttgtttcttattgtgGGAtgtgaccagaaaaaaaaaaatagtttgaagtCACTAGTATGGTGGAAAAGTCTTCGGAATTAGCCAGGCCTCAGTTTGAATCTGAGCTCTGGGTGACTTTTGCAAGTTATTTACCTAACTTCTGTGGATCAATCCCCTCATCAAAAAAGGGAGAGTAAATAATATCTCCTTCCatttggtgtgtatgtgtgaaaaGATTAGAGATTCCTTAAGTAGAATGCCTAAAATATTGTTAatgatacaaatatataattgCTTCCAAGCATCCCCAAAATAATGCACTCTATGTAAAAACACTTCATTCACTTAGGAGGAAGAGGATCTGAGGATGTGTGTTATTGATGACTACATCTGTTTATTATATCTGTAGTCTAAAACTACATTGCTCAGTCTTTTTCTCCAATTTGATTTAGTAAGGAGATTTGAGTTCTTTCCCCTTCCTAGTCTCACGTTGTACCTATCTATATTATGGACTTTTGGCACTTAATTATACATTTGTCATATTTTCTAATCATTTCATAGTTCAGCTGTGTTACAAACTTTCACATCTCTTctagtgcttagaacagtgctggGCACAAGGATGAGAATCTATTAAATGTGGCCCATAGCACACCTTTTGCAAAGTATCACTTGTATAAGGGGAAGCAGATGAAATCCTGATTCTGCCAGTATTTCTCACCCAATCTACTCCATGCTAAACAGGTCAGTTAGGCACTAAGTCATGTCTCTGGGTAGTACAAGTGGAAGGTGTGAACAGAGAAACCACTTTATCTGAGGACAGTCGAAAATTAGATcctactttcccctccccactccttttcCCATCGGGGAGGGGACATTTATAAGCCCTGAGGACCAGGGTCCAGAAACCGGCTGGCGTCCTGAGCTCCAGAGGCTTGCCAGCACGCACGATCTCCCGCACTGAGAGCCCTTCTTCCCAGATGAATTCTCATAGTATCACAGACGCGCGCAGTGTCGATCGATACTGGATGGCAGACGTGCTCCCGCCGTCAAGTGTAGGCACAGGGCGGTGGATTTAGCCAGCCTGCCGCTCGGTCGCAGCTTCTCATCAGCTCAATAAGGGCAGAGGACGTTAACCCGCTCCCCGGCGGACACCCACTCGGTCGCCTCCCGACACCCGCTGCCCGCAGCCCCTTCCCCTCGACTTCCCCCCACTCAGCCTCCCTCAGACTCCCACGCGTGTCGGGGGTGCGGTGCAGCAGGGGCCCGGCCCGAAAGGAGGGCGCCCATCGGTTGCCTCTCCGCCCGGCTCCCTGGACGGTCCTTGGAGGCAGCTGAGGCAGGGAGTACCGAGCTTCTTCACACTCTGGACCTTacctttttatatcttcttccgCTGGTGGGCGGCAGGGGGGGGCGGCAGCCCCGAAGCCAGCTGCTGGGGCCGCGCGGAGGCCGCTgcgtggtggggtgggggcacgcGCCGCAGCCAGCCTCTTGGACCCCTGAGAGCCCAGCCAGGCGAAAACCCCGCCCCTGGCGCCCGCTCCCACTCCTGATTGGCCGGCCCAGCCTGAAGGCTACCGGTGGTCCCCCGGCCCGAATCTCAGCTATAAAGGCAGCCCACGCATGACGGCTGTGGCGAAGCTCGGGTAGCTGCGGTGCTCGTCCGCTTTCAGCCCCCGCGGCGCCCCCTTTACTCCTTGCCCCCAGAGCGCTCACGACTCCACCATGCCGAGGGGCTTCCTGGTAAAGCGAACTAAACGGACAGGGGGCTCCTACCGAGTGCGCCTAGCTGAGCGGATCTTCCCACTGCTGGGGCCCCAGGGGGCGCCGCCCTTCCCCGAGGAGGCTTCCAGTGCTCCCCAGCCAGGTGCGGAGCAGGTGGCACCCCCCAccctggaggaggaggcggcAGCCCGCGAGCTGTCGGGGTCGTCCTGTCAGGCGGCTAGGGTGAGCCCAGGGGAGGGCGGGCAGGAAGGTGCTGCGGAGTGGAGGGCGGATGGCAGGGAGGGCCCcgggcccagccccagccccaccaagCCGGCGGGCGTGGAGCTGCGCCGGGCATTCCTGGAGCGCTGCCTCAGCTCACCCGTCTCTGCAGAGTCCTTCCCCGGGGGTGCCGCCGCGGTGGCTGCTTTCTCCAGCTCGGCGGCGCCAGCAGCTGCACCGACCTCCGGGGAGCAGTTCCTGCTGCCGCTCCGGGCACCATTCCCAGAGCCAGAGTTCCATCCAGACCCTGCGCCCCTCTCGGTCACCCTGCAAGGCCTAAAGCGGGCCGCTGGCAACGAGCGCCGTGCCAAGGCACCTCCGGCCTGCGCGTCTGGACCCGCGGCCGCCGGAGTCAAGAAGCCAAAGGCCATGAGGAAGTTGAGCTTCGCAGATGAAGTGACCACGTCCCCTGTTCTGGGCCTGAAGATCAAGGAGGAGGAACCCGGAGCACCGTCCAGGGGCCTGGGGGGCAGCCGCACGCCACTGGGGGAGTTTATCTGCCAGCTATGCAAGGAGCAGTACGCGGACCCCTTCGCTCTGGCTCAGCACCGCTGCTCCCGCATCGTACGCGTCGAATACCGCTGTCCTGAGTGCGACAAGGTCTTCAGCTGCCCTGCGAACCTCGCCTCCCATCGCCGTTGGCACAAGCCCCGTCCCGCAGCGGCAAATGCTGCCACGGTCTCTTCAGCCGACGGGAAGCCACCTCCTTCCTCAGCCTCCCCAGACTCTGGGGCTGTTGCATCTTTCTTGGCGGAGGGGAAGGAGAACAGCCGGGCAGAGCAAACGGCGGATCAGCACCTGCAGGCGAGGGACAGCTCCAAGGCGGAGCAGCACCAGGACAGCGCCCCACACCCGGGCCTCCAGGTGTCCCACCCCGAGCCACCGCTGCCTCAGGTCCCCTATACGGAGGGGATGTTGGGGCGCCGGGTGCCTGGGCCAGGCAGTGCCAGTGGTGTCGGGGGACCCGAGATCTTCATGTGCCCATATTGCCACAAAAAGTTCCGTCGCCAAGCCTATCTGCGCAAGCACCTAGGCACTCACGAGGCAGGCTCTGCTCGTGCACTTGCCCCGGGCTTTGGCTCTGAACACGGTGCCCCGCTAGCCTTCGCTTGCCCGCTGTGCGGGGCCCACTTCCCTTCCGCAGACATCAGGGACAAGCACCGGTTGTGGCACGCGGTCCGCGAGGAGCTGCTCCTGCCTGCTCTGGCTGGGCCCCCCCCTGAAGCTCAAAGCCCAGGTGGGGCATCCGACGGGAGTGCTCAGCAAATTTTCTCGTGCAAACACTGCCCGTCCACTTTTTTTAGCTCCCCGGGGCTGACCCGGCACATAAATAAGTGCCACCCCTCAGAAAGTCGGCAGGTACTGCTGCTGCAGATGCCGTTGCGGCCTGGCTGTTGAGGACAGAGATGAGGAAGATTATGCGGTTGGCTTTGGAGGAAACAGCAAGGGAATTTCTGTGGGGATTTCTTGAATTTGCAAGTTTACCCTCTTTGCTGCCTATATTTTCTCTCCTAAAACTCCCAGTAGTCAATGTTCCGCCAGAGAAGCGGACAGCGAAATGTAAAATCCCTCTCTAGAGCAGGTATGTATATGATATAAACATTCGCGGTCAAGGACTGTCACTTTAAAAGCCTTCTCTCTTACCCCACGAAAATAGGATTTCCCCCCTCATTCTGGAGACCCTGACGAATCCTATATGACTTGTAATTCCTATGGAAAGTCGTAGTGAATACGTGCATGTctcaatatctgcaaatgatTCTAACTACCAAAAgtggtagtctttttttttttttttttcttgccattgcAGGCGCCTATGTAGTTTCTGTCTCAATAGGGTCAGATTTCTTGCATTGTATATTCTGTGAATTAAAAGTTATGTGATTGGTGCCAAACGTACAGGGGGTTGGGGAAAGACTCAAGACCTCTGCCTGTGGGCAGGAAATGTAAGGGGATGTTTGCGCTTTGGGGGGATATGGGGATCTCCCTGTAAACGTTCTCTTTCTCAAGTATTAGTAGTCCATTCTTAAGTTAGTGTTTGGAGGTGGAGAGGGTGCTACTTTACTTGGAGGGGGTTGAGATACCCCCAAATTCTCACCTTtagcttttttgtgtgttttcaggAAGAGATactttaacagattttttttttttttggaaatataaaacTCATTTCCGGAAGTTTGACTGTTTTAGTAGGGTTTCATCCAAATTGTTTAATCCTTCTGTTGTAAATcttatacagtgttatatatgAAACTATGTTCAGCTTAAGGAAGATGTTAATACCTACCTATCTATAATCCACTATGGAACTGAATGACTTTTCATTCAATATTCATTTTTCAGCAGCAATctgtttctgaaatttctttttgtaaaccATATTCAGTGCACACTCTGTACCCATGCTCTAATAGCCAGAGTTTGGGACACTGGCTGAGTATTGCTCGACAGATAGCCCATATTTGTAAGATGCTTACCACCAAATAAATGTACATAGCTGGTGCTTTCTTGTGTTCTGTGTTTGTCCTGAGAATCTCATTGAACACAGCCTATTTTTCAAAGCCACATTTCTTATCTCCCCAAAGCTAGTATCCTACTTTAGATTCTTAGTGACCCATTTAGATAGAATACAGACAGgagaaagtatattttataaatgcatataatGGTGCAGAAATGCAATGGAAAAATTTCCTTTGAAGTATGGCTTGCACAGACTAAGCTCCAAAAGGCTTTAAATCTAAAGATACTTTACCACCTAAAAATGtcaacagaaaatatattttaagtattttttctttaaaaaagctgGTAGTTTTatccaaagatgaaaaaaaaatgttaaccatgcTAATTAACTTCACTGTTTCCAAGTTGgcattttcattccattttgttatatttcatcAATCCATTAGCTgttcattattaaaaaatgaaagcaccaTAGAAATGTGTAAGCAGTTACCTTGACTTTCCTTTCTGTAATTCTTTGCCTTGGTTGTGGGAAATTATACTGTTTAGCCTTGTTCCCAGGGACTCGTTTATCTTCTACATAAGCTTTCATAGGAATTTTGTCTTCCACAGTTTCCTaggaatctatttttatttacaagaaaacaaaaacttaagtgCATAGGAACTCTGAAAGGTTATTTAGAAACTGTCTGCAAAaagtttttttctcccctgaatGTGTATtaccaaacaaaatgaaatttaaaaatcaaagaagcagAAGGCTAAGCTTAATTGATGCTTTAACCAAGTGTATTGGGTTAAATTTCTGGCCAGCCCTTACAAAGGTAGAAAATTGCCTGCATTTTTAACGACTATGGTAGAATCTCTGAGAAATAACTTGGGGTGTATCCTAACTAGAGAACTTGAATTCATTTTTCATGATTTGCTAAGATAACCTAGGTTTGTGCTTTACACCTCTCCATTAATCACATAGTTCTACTTATTAAGTCTGAAAGTATATTAAAGACAAATAGATgagaaatataaaagacaaatcaATGCTCATAGACATTgtgataagaatatttttattgtattattaaataccatatctttttctttcactgttacAAATTTGTAGATACTACATGAATGAtgatacataatttatattttatagtttgcCGGTATGATGTATTTACACATGCAGTTAGTACTGATGTCATGCTACATTTCCTTAGGAGATGCCCgttcaaaacaaaatatgaacaaaatgtgAGCAGCTTATTTATTGTAGGAAAGtatttctgggggggggggtggaatgtATACCAGCTTGCACCAGCAAGTTCagtattaatataatatttaacttAGACTCCTGGGTCATGTTCcctttttaaatacacataattTAAGCAACACATTTATATCagaaaagttttttctttctttctccccatccccccgTTACCCTCTTTCTGGTACTTAGGAAAGAACATCGATACACCAGGATCCAGCAGCCAATAATACAGGGCcacaatctcaaaataaaaatggcatttaaCAGTGATAccatttcaaaagcaaaacattagaaaaatatttggaagctaAACATAAATCAAAGTTCAGCACAgtgatttttcttgttattaGATATGTCATGGCATCACCTGCACAGCCAAGAAATGAGGCATTGCTTTGGGAAGAAAAAGTTAATGCTAAAATTATGTTAGTTGGAATTTGGAATACTAAACAAccatttattttaagtgttttattttcataacataAATAATCCATACACATCCTGTGTATTAAGATTTGCAACTTTTGCTATAACTTTACAaatgcttaaatttaaaaatttacatttgtaaaaaacAATCATATATTTACTGAGCCATAAAGTTGCAATGGGGCacgataaataaaataatgagactaTCTGTCCAATTATATTTTGGCTCAGAGTTAATCATGAAATTAAAAGTGAAACTGCTTAGACATAATTATCTAGGAAGGTAAAGGGTGTAGAATAAAActccaccccccaaaaatatGGCAGCTTAGAGTATTGGGGGGGAAAAACCAACTGAATAAACAACCCAAACCTATTAAGTTACAAATTACTTAAAtccagtgtttttttaaaataaatgttcaggAAGATACATGCAAGTTATGGCAAACACGAAGGCCTGAAAGGGTTAACACTATGTTCATGCTAAGGTGGCTACTGCTGATCACACTGCTGGGCTGCTTGTCTCCTTAGGATTTATTGGCTGAGCCAGAGGATCGACGCAGCTTCATGGACATGCGGCTTTTGCTAGTTCGAGGAGACATTGGAGAGGCCAGGTCAGCCCCGTCTACCTGCGTTGCTGTGGGAGTTTCACTGGATAGAATCTCTGGGTAGGAGCCTGTGGGAAATATTAAGAGCATTAGCACATGTCGTCTGGCCTCTCACCCCATAAGATATAATCTGCTACTCATTTGTAGCATGGATCCCAACCCTTAATGAGGTCTTTTGAGGGGAAAAAGCAAGGCCAAAACTTGCCTTTTAGAACAGCCtactaagattttatttaaaacccaGTCATCTGGTGGCTCATGTAATTATATTAGCAAGAAAGCACCAATCACTGTTTCCAGAGCCAGGACTAACCAGAGAGCTCCTCAGAAAAAGCAATGGGAAGCAAAATCTTTGGGCCAGACAGGACAGGGATCCAAAGCATCATTAGCATGCAGGGAAGGGCTTAAGAAGCAGGTGAGAGAAGGACCAATTCCTATCTCTAAAGTACAGGGTATAACCAAGAAAAGGGTCTCCATTGCTCGAACTTGAAAACAACAGCACCGAATGGTTCTAAAAAGAAATTCAACACAATGAGACCATTATACACGCTGGGTATTTAAATATGCTTTTAGAAAGGGGCAAGATAAATTcctaggggaaggaagaagacaagaacTCTTATCTGAAATTTAATAAAGACAAGTTGACCCCTCAAAATGTCTTCCATTTAGAAGAGATAAGcaatgcttttgttttccttaacttAAATTTTTGCAGTTACTCCATCCAGTCACAGCAAGTAAATAGCCAGTAggatgaacaaacattaaaagaagcaaaaacaaattcaaattggAAATTTTTTGTGTTATTTACGAAGTAGTATCTTTACCTCTGCACCGTATTTCTATGAATTATGATTCTCTAACATACAGCAATGCTATAGAACTTTGCACACTATAGGCCTTCAGATATTTTCTGAATAAgaagttacattaaaaataaaagccctccaaaaaaaaaatctgaaaatagaacaaaaatttaaaaattctgtatattttaagACACTTTAATCCAGATTTTCTGGGCCTTATGTATGTgaacattttctttatgtatgtCACAAACACCTCACACAGGCTGCAGGCTTATTATACATTTCTTCACTCTGCAGGAAAACTTTTGGCATATTTGTTAGCCAAAGGAGCACCTCAGAGAAATTTCAAGCGTGGAAATAATCATACTAACACTTCCATATAATGAAACATTTGTGCCTA
Proteins encoded:
- the INSM2 gene encoding insulinoma-associated protein 2; translation: MPRGFLVKRTKRTGGSYRVRLAERIFPLLGPQGAPPFPEEASSAPQPGAEQVAPPTLEEEAAARELSGSSCQAARVSPGEGGQEGAAEWRADGREGPGPSPSPTKPAGVELRRAFLERCLSSPVSAESFPGGAAAVAAFSSSAAPAAAPTSGEQFLLPLRAPFPEPEFHPDPAPLSVTLQGLKRAAGNERRAKAPPACASGPAAAGVKKPKAMRKLSFADEVTTSPVLGLKIKEEEPGAPSRGLGGSRTPLGEFICQLCKEQYADPFALAQHRCSRIVRVEYRCPECDKVFSCPANLASHRRWHKPRPAAANAATVSSADGKPPPSSASPDSGAVASFLAEGKENSRAEQTADQHLQARDSSKAEQHQDSAPHPGLQVSHPEPPLPQVPYTEGMLGRRVPGPGSASGVGGPEIFMCPYCHKKFRRQAYLRKHLGTHEAGSARALAPGFGSEHGAPLAFACPLCGAHFPSADIRDKHRLWHAVREELLLPALAGPPPEAQSPGGASDGSAQQIFSCKHCPSTFFSSPGLTRHINKCHPSESRQVLLLQMPLRPGC